The DNA region GATGATATTGTCCTCGGGCGTGCCGAGCTTCACACGCTGCGAAGCGAGGCCCGAGGCGTCCGTCGTATAGGCATCGCAGCGTCCGGAATCATAGGCTTTGACGGTCTCGTCATTGTCCTTGAAGGCGACGCCTTCGTATTTCATCTTGTTGCTGCGAAAAAAGTCGGCGAGGTTCAGCTCGGTCGTGGTGCCTTGCGCCACGCAGATCGATGCTCCGTTCAGTTCGAGCGCCGAGTTGATGTCCATCTTCTTATGGACCATGAACCCCTGGCCGTCATAATAATTGACGGCTTCGAAATCGAGGCCCTGGCTGGAATCGCGCCCCAATGTCCAGGTGGCGCTGCGCACCAGCACATCGACGGCGCCGGATTTGAGCGCCTCGAAGCGGCTCGCCGCGTCGAGCGGCACATATTTCACCTTGGTCGCATCGCCGAGCACGGCGGCCGCGATCGCCCGGCAATAATCGACGTCGAGACCGGTCCATTTGCCCTGGGCATCCGGCAGCGCGAAGCCGGCGAGCCCGACATTGGTGCCGCACAGGAGCTGGCCGCGCTGCTTCACCTGGGCGAGCGTCTCGGCGCTGGCGCCGGTGGCGGCAAGCGCCAAGGGGATGCCCAAGACGGTCATGGCGATAAGGCGTTTCATCCCGCGGTCTCCGAGGTGCGATTGAGTTGTCCGCATGTTCACCCGGTTCGGCTCCGGCGGCAAGTGTCCCACCGCGCTTGGGACCGCGAGCGTCTCGGTCGCCCTTCTTCCCGGCGTGGAGCGCTCGCCCTGCGCAAGTGCGGGCGGGACGCCCGCGGTCCCAGAGATGCGCTCGCGGTTTGAACCCGCCCTCCACGCATGTATGAAGAGCGCGCCGGCCGGCGTGGTCGCGCGCCCCCCACGCGAACGCATTCGAGCATCACGCATGACGCAAGAAACTGAGCGCGGCCGATCGCGCCTGCGGCGCGAGGATCGACGTTTCCTCGTGGGCGAGGGCCGTTATGTCGACGACGCGGCCGAACCCGAGGCGCTGCACGCCCATGTGCTGCGCTCGCCCTTCGGCCATGCGCATATTCGCGGCATCGACGTCTCGGAAGCCGTGGCGATGCCGGGCGTCGTCGGCGTGCTGACTTCGGCCGATCTCGCCGCGGAAGCGATCGGCGCCTTGCCCTGCTCCCTGCAGCTGCCGATGGTCGAGCCCCTGATCGTGCCGCCCCGCCCGGCGCTTGCCGAGGCGCGGGTGCGCCATGTCGGCGACCCGGTCGTCTGCGTGGTGGCGGCGAGCCGGCAAGAGGCCCGCGACGCGGCCGAACGCATCCGGGTCGATTATGAGGATCTGCCCGCCGTGGTCGATGGCGCGGCGGCGCTCGAGCCGGGCGCGCCGCTCCTCTGGGAAGAGGCGCAAGGCAATCTCGCCTTCCGCTTCCAGAAGGGCGATCGCGGCGCGGTCGCCGCCGCCTTCGCCAAGGCCGCCACGACGGCCGAGGTCGAGCTCGTCAATAATCGCGTCGTCGTGGCGCCGATCGAGCCGCGGGCGGCCATCGGCTATTACGACGCGGCAGAGAATGCCTTCCGCCTGGTGCTGAGCGGGCAGGGCGTGCACGGCATCCGCGACCACCTCGCGCAGAATGTCTTCCGCATGCCGCCCGAGCGCATCCATGTGGTCGCCCCCGATGTCGGCGGCGGCTTCGGCACCAAGAATTTCCTCTATCCGGAATTCGTGCTGGTGCTGTTCGCGGCGAGACGCTTCGGCCGCCCGGTGCGCTGGACCTCGGACCGAGGCGAGGATTTCCTCAGCTCCGCCCAGGGGCGCGACAACCGCACGCGAGCGCGTCTCGCCCTCGATGCGCAAGGACGCTTCCTGGCGCTCGAGGTCGAGACGATCGCCAATATGGGCGCCTATTTGTCGGCCTTCGGACCGGGCCCGTCGACCAGCTCGGCGGCGACCGCCATGGGCGGCGTCTATGCGATTCCGGCGATCCATATGGATGTGCGCGGCGCCTTCACCAACACGGTGCCGACCGATGCCTATCGCGGCGCCGGCAAGCCCGAGGCGAATTACCTGATCGAGAGGCTGGTCGACATCGCGGCCCGCCAGACCAATCGCGATCCGGTAGCGCTGCGTCGCCTCAACATCATCTCCACGCTTCCCTATCGCGGCGCGCTCGGCATGACGATCGAGGATGGCGCCTTCGCGGCGAGCCTCGACACGGCTCTGCGCCGTGCCGACCATGCGGGCTTCCCGGCGCGCCGCGCCGAAGCCGCGAAGCGCGGCCGGCTGCGCGGGCTTGGCCTTGCTTTCTATCTCGAGACCGCCCGCGGCCGGCCGAACGAGATGGCGGCGCTGCGCTTCGAGGTCGGCGGTCAAGAGTCCGATGGCCAAGTGGCGCTCGTGCTCGGCACGCAGTCGAACGGCCAGGGCCATGAGACGAGCTTTCCGCAGATCGCCGCCGATCTCCTCGGGCTGCCGCCGGAGCGCTTCCGGCTGGTCCAGGCCGATACCAGCCTGGTGCCGAGCGGCGGCGGCCATGGCGGGGCGCGCTCGCTGCATCAAGGAGGCGCGGCGCTGGTCAAGGCCATCGAGGCAGTGATCGAGAAGGGCCGCCTTGTCGCGGCGCAGCTCCTGCAATGCCGACCTGAGGAGCTCGGCTTCGCGGACGGTGTCTTCGCCATCGCCGGAAGCCCCGGCCGCAGCGTCGATCTCATGTCGGTGGCGCGCGCCGCCGCCGACCCCGCGCAAGCTCCGCCTGGTCTGGAGGCGGGCCTTGATTCCCATGTGGACAACCCGCTCGACCTCTTCACCTTCCCCAATGGCTGCCATGTGGCCGAGGTCGAGATCGATCCGCAGACCGGTCAGGTCAGGCTCGAGCGCTACACCGCGGTCGACGATTTCGGCCGGCTGATCAATCCGCTCCTGACCGAGGGCCAGGTGCAGGGCGGGCTCGCCCAAGGCATCGGCCAGGCGTTGCATGAGCATGCGGTCTATGAGGAGGGCACCGGCCAGTTTCTGAGTGCCTCCTTCATGGATTATGGCCTGCCGCGCGCCGACGACCTGCCGGGCTTCGACATCAGCTTCAACGAAGTGCCGACCAATGCCAACCCGCTCGGCGTCAAGGGCTCGGGGCAGGCGGGCTGCATCGCGGCGCCGCAGACGGTGATGAACGCCGTCCTCGATGCGCTCGCGCCGCTCGGCATCACCCATCTCGACATGCCGGCGACGCCGCTGCGCATCTGGGAAGCGATCCGCGGGGCCGGTCATCCCGGACGCGGCGCAGCACGCTTGTGATGCGCCGCTGATCCGGGACCCATTCCTTACCTTCTGAACATGGATCCCGTGCCTGCACAGCATCACTGCGTGCTGCAGTGCGCACGGGATGACCCCAATTCTGCGAGGGTCTCGGCTGCTATGGCTCGCGTCGGTCGCGCCAGGCGAGCGCCGCCTGCAGGCCCTCCTCGCGCCGGATCCGGTCGAACTCGGTGCGCCTGGGGCCGCCGGCACACTCGATGAAGATGTCGGTCTCGAGCGCCTGGGCGAGCGCGGCTCTCAGGCCCATCGCCTCGTAGCTGCGGTTGACGGCGCGCTTCGAGAGCTGGACCGCCATCGGATCGGCGGCCGCGATGCTCTCGGCGATCGCCAGCGCCTTGGCGAGCTCCTCGCCCGCCGGCACCACATGGTTGACGATGCCGAGCGCCAGGGCCCGCTCGGCGCTGAGATGGTCGTCGCCGGTGAGCAGGATCTCCTTGGCTGCCTTCGCCCCCGTCACGAAAGGCAGCAGCATGGCGACCGCGCCGGAACCGAACTTCACTTCGGGCGCACCCAGGCGCGTGCCTGAAGCCGCGACCGTGACGTCGCAGGCGAGCGACAATTCGAAGGC from Rhizobiales bacterium GAS188 includes:
- a CDS encoding general L-amino acid transport system substrate-binding protein, yielding MKRLIAMTVLGIPLALAATGASAETLAQVKQRGQLLCGTNVGLAGFALPDAQGKWTGLDVDYCRAIAAAVLGDATKVKYVPLDAASRFEALKSGAVDVLVRSATWTLGRDSSQGLDFEAVNYYDGQGFMVHKKMDINSALELNGASICVAQGTTTELNLADFFRSNKMKYEGVAFKDNDETVKAYDSGRCDAYTTDASGLASQRVKLGTPEDNIILPEIISKEPLASVVRKGDSQWATIVRWVHYAMLDAEENGVTSKNVGEMKTSTNPEIKRMLGVEGKFGEGLGISNDWVVNIVTQVGNYGEAFDRNVGAGSPLKVPRGLNNLWNKGGLQYAPPIR
- a CDS encoding carbon-monoxide dehydrogenase large subunit; amino-acid sequence: MFTRFGSGGKCPTALGTASVSVALLPGVERSPCASAGGTPAVPEMRSRFEPALHACMKSAPAGVVARPPRERIRASRMTQETERGRSRLRREDRRFLVGEGRYVDDAAEPEALHAHVLRSPFGHAHIRGIDVSEAVAMPGVVGVLTSADLAAEAIGALPCSLQLPMVEPLIVPPRPALAEARVRHVGDPVVCVVAASRQEARDAAERIRVDYEDLPAVVDGAAALEPGAPLLWEEAQGNLAFRFQKGDRGAVAAAFAKAATTAEVELVNNRVVVAPIEPRAAIGYYDAAENAFRLVLSGQGVHGIRDHLAQNVFRMPPERIHVVAPDVGGGFGTKNFLYPEFVLVLFAARRFGRPVRWTSDRGEDFLSSAQGRDNRTRARLALDAQGRFLALEVETIANMGAYLSAFGPGPSTSSAATAMGGVYAIPAIHMDVRGAFTNTVPTDAYRGAGKPEANYLIERLVDIAARQTNRDPVALRRLNIISTLPYRGALGMTIEDGAFAASLDTALRRADHAGFPARRAEAAKRGRLRGLGLAFYLETARGRPNEMAALRFEVGGQESDGQVALVLGTQSNGQGHETSFPQIAADLLGLPPERFRLVQADTSLVPSGGGHGGARSLHQGGAALVKAIEAVIEKGRLVAAQLLQCRPEELGFADGVFAIAGSPGRSVDLMSVARAAADPAQAPPGLEAGLDSHVDNPLDLFTFPNGCHVAEVEIDPQTGQVRLERYTAVDDFGRLINPLLTEGQVQGGLAQGIGQALHEHAVYEEGTGQFLSASFMDYGLPRADDLPGFDISFNEVPTNANPLGVKGSGQAGCIAAPQTVMNAVLDALAPLGITHLDMPATPLRIWEAIRGAGHPGRGAARL
- a CDS encoding enoyl-CoA hydratase, translated to MADTDTIGIERRGRVAILSFNRPRVLNAFDGPLVEATMRAMAELSADEDVLAIVVRGEGRAFSAGFDLKAGAATAGERKPAEWRRMLEADFDFIMAFWDCPKPTIAAIHGYCIGGAFELSLACDVTVAASGTRLGAPEVKFGSGAVAMLLPFVTGAKAAKEILLTGDDHLSAERALALGIVNHVVPAGEELAKALAIAESIAAADPMAVQLSKRAVNRSYEAMGLRAALAQALETDIFIECAGGPRRTEFDRIRREEGLQAALAWRDRREP